In the genome of Oncorhynchus clarkii lewisi isolate Uvic-CL-2024 chromosome 4, UVic_Ocla_1.0, whole genome shotgun sequence, one region contains:
- the LOC139407393 gene encoding muscarinic acetylcholine receptor M5-like: MDVEDLQIQNSTFDGNTSDIQPVPHNLWEVITIATISAIVSLITVVGNVLVMLSFKVNSQLKTVNNYYLLSLAFADLIIGALSMNLYTSYILMGYWSLGNLACDLWLALDYVASNASVMNLLVISFDRYFSITRPLTYRAKRTPKRAAIMIGLAWLVSFVLWAPPILCWQYFAGERTVPADQCQIQFFSEPVITFGTAIAAFYIPVSIMTLLYSRIYKETEKRTKDLAELQGLTTSGHPETVNKPQKTVLLQSCFGSGNDRRDRRNQASWSSSNQSNVTKTTTRSDELAWAHADQITSFNSYTSSEEEETHHPVSAATSHGTIKGQVQSQTEKGQTAADYGDNEEGEYFQTATPPLKKLSKKGISYKFKLVSKDTSSPPQNDKITNNTDLKTAPPCPSESDQIGQNHHQNSSPSSHTTTTTTPKPMDPSLKSQITKRKRMVLIKEKKAAQTLSAILLAFILTWTPYNIMVLISTFCSDCIPVSLWHLGYWLCYVNSTINPMCYALCNKTFQKTFKMLLMCQWRKKRGEDKLYWCGQNPAINSKMT; the protein is encoded by the coding sequence ATGGATGTTGAGGACCTCCAGATCCAAAACTCAACATTTGATGGCAACACATCAGACATTCAGCCTGTCCCACACAACCTATGGGAGGTCATCACCATAGCGACCATATCGGCCATCGTCAGCCTTATAACAGTCGTAGGCAATGTTCTGGTGATGCTGTCGTTCAAGGTCAACAGTCAACTAAAGACAGTCAACAACTACTACCTTCTCAGCTTAGCCTTCGCTGACCTCATAATAGGAGCCCTGTCCATGAACTTATACACCTCATACATCCTAATGGGCTATTGGTCCTTAGGGAACCTAGCCTGTGACCTCTGGTTAGCCCTGGATTATGTGGCCAGCAATGCCTCCGTTATGAACTTGTTAGTCATCAGTTTCGACAGATACTTCTCCATCACAAGGCCGCTGACCTATAGAGCCAAGAGGACGCCGAAGAGAGCGGCTATTATGATTGGCTTAGCGTGGTTGGTGTCGTTTGTCCTCTGGGCGCCGCCTATCCTGTGCTGGCAGTACTTTGCGGGAGAGAGGACGGTCCCGGCAGACCAGTGCCAGATCCAGTTCTTCTCCGAGCCGGTGATCACGTTCGGCACGGCCATCGCAGCGTTCTACATCCCTGTCTCCATCATGACCCTCCTCTACAGTAGGATCtacaaggagacagagaaacgCACCAAGGACCTGGCTGAGCTGCAGGGCCTCACCACATCTGGTCACCCAGAGACTGTTAATAAACCCCAGAAAACAGTTCTGTTACAGTCCTGTTTTGGCTCTGGTAACgacaggagggacaggaggaacCAGGCCTCATGGTCCTCGTCCAACCAGAGCAACGTCACCAAGACCACGACCCGGTCGGACGAGCTGGCCTGGGCCCATGCTGACCAGATCACCTCCTTTAACAGCTACACCTCGTCCGAGGAGGAGGAGACTCACCATCCTGTTTCCGCGGCAACCTCTCATGGGACAATCAAAGGTCAAGTTCAAAGTCAGACAGAGAAAGGACAGACGGCCGCCGATTACGGTGATAACGAAGAAGGCGAGTATTTCCAGACCGCCACTCCACCGCTGAAAAAACTCAGCAAGAAGGGAATCTCTTACAAGTTCAAATTGGTCTCAAAGGATACCAGCAGCCCTCCTCAGAATGACAAAATCACCAACAACACAGACCTCAAAACAGCTCCTCCATGTCCCTCTGAGTCTGACCAGATAGGTCAGAACCACCACCAGAACTCCTCTCCAtcatcccacaccaccaccaccaccacccccaagcCCATGGACCCCTCCCTGAAGAGCCAGATCACCAAGAGGAAGAGGATGGTCCTCATCAAGGAGAAGAAAGCTGCTCAGACCCTCAGTGCCATCCTCCTGGCCTTCATCCTAACATGGACGCCGTACAACATCATGGTGCTCATCTCCACCTTCTGTTCTGACTGCATCCCTGTGTCTCTCTGGCACCTGGGCTACTGGCTCTGTTATGTCAACAGCACCATCAACCCCATGTGTTACGCGTTGTGTAACAAGACTTTTCAGAAGACCTTTAAGATGCTGTTGATGTGTcagtggaggaagaagagaggggaggataagcTGTACTGGTGCGGACAGAACCCGGCCATCAACAGCAAGATGACATGA
- the LOC139407394 gene encoding endoplasmic reticulum membrane protein complex subunit 7 — MWLHVRLSEVCLFLQAMFILACCFSDMESGPIATSGSVQPNGDRFKIEGRAIVPGVKTQDWISSARVTVEGEEYIGFLRTDGSFVVNDVPSGSYVVEVISPGYKFEAVRVDITSKGKMRARLVNFIKTSEVIRQPYPLQLRSSGPHTYFMKRETWGWTDFLMNPMVMMMVLPLLIIVLLPKVVNTNDPEMRKEMEQSMNMLNPNPELPDVSEFMTKLFSGSKSSSSKAIGGSKASGRPAVKRR; from the exons ATGTGGCTGCATGTTAGGCTATCAGAAGTATGCCTTTTTCTACAGGCTATGTTTATTTTAGCGTGCTGTTTCAGTGATATGGAATCGGGGCCTATCGCGACGAGTGGCTCTGTTCAACCAAACGGAGATCGTTTCAAAATCGAGGGTCGGGCAATCGTACCAGGGGTGAAAACTCAGGACTGGATTTCGTCAGCCCGAGTCACGGTAGAGGGAGAAGAGTATATAGGCTTCTTGAG AACTGATGGAAGTTTTGTCGTCAATGATGTTCCTTCGGGATCCTACGTTGTGGAAGTGATCTCACCTGGATACAAATTTGAAGCAGTCCGTGTGGACATCACGTCTAAGGGGAAAATGAG GGCCCGCCTGGTGAACTTCATCAAAACGTCTGAGGTGATCCGGCAGCCGTACCCGCTCCAGCTGAGGTCCTCTGGGCCACACACCTACTTCATGAAGAGAGAGACCTGGGGGTGGACTGACTTCCTCATGAATCCCATG GTCATGATGATGGTCCTTCCTCTGCTGATTATCGTCTTGCTACCTAAGGTTGTCAATACCAACGACCCTGAGATGAGGAAG GAAATGGAGCAGTCAATGAACATGCTGAACCCCAACCCTGAGCTACCTGACGTGTCTGAGTTCATGACCAAGCTGTTCTCCGGCTCCAAGAGCTCCAGCAGCAAGGCTATAGGTGGCAGCAAGGCTAGTGGCCGCCCAGCAGTCAAGAGGAGGTAG
- the LOC139407395 gene encoding KATNB1-like protein 1, translating into MASGSHYGQGREFRQLNQGKPRGFLHHISNHYAADKNMNEVDFLNKEEIDKDRFPVSRCARIKAKRVSVCNKRKLSSRHSVVVSSGVRRRVPPAGRAVCDMANKENELTCPEKVQAIHYNDNCMFPVNSAAEAGSKMAGPGNKYSDYFTELSKDHDAMTHVLFGRNLRLNVALTLWRRNACELVAYLIRIEDTGVLLDCLPVITKSLQDETPCISLGCCVDLLPQVKSILTSQYEEHLIVVLHWVQSVVKKWWPELSTNGKSLLDSCSEDRNLQVMKQQLKEFWVEGPQLSLVPGTTGEMAKAIGSYLSQLH; encoded by the exons ATGGCCTCTGGAAGTCATTATGGGCAAGGCAGAGAATTCCGCCAGCTCAACCAGGGCAAACCTCGTGGATTTCTCCATCACATCAGCAACCACTATGCAGCTGACAAGAACATGAACGAG GTGGATTTTTTAAATAAGGAAGAAATAGATAAAGACAG ATTTCCAGTGAGTCGTTGTGCACGCATCAAAGCCAAACGAGTGTCTGTGTGCAACAAGAGGAAGTTGTCATCGCGTCACAGTGTGGTGGTGAGCTCAGGCGTACGCCGCAGAGTGCCCCCCGCAGGTCGGGCTGTCTGTGACATGGCCAACAAGGAGAATGAACTGACCTGCCCAGAGAAAGTGCAGGCCATACACTACAATGACAACTGCATGTTCCCTGTGaactctgctgcagaggctgGCTCCAAGATGGCAGGGCCGGGAAACAAGTACAGTGATTACTTCACTGAG CTATCGAAGGACCATGATGCAATGACCCATGTGCTTTTTGGAAGAAATCTCAGATTAAATGTAGCTCTGACACTATGGCGAAGAAATGCCTGCGAACTAGTGGCATACTTGATCAG AATTGAAGACACAGGAGTTCTTCTTGACTGCCTACCAGTTATAACCAAAAG CCTTCAAGACGAAACTCCGTGCATATCACTGGGCTGCTGTGTAGACCTCCTGCCACAAGTCAAATCAATCCTCACCAGTCAATATGAAGA ACACTTGATTGTGGTTTTACACTGGGTTCAGTCCGTCGTTAAGAAATGGTGGCCAGAACTCTCCACCAACGGCAAGAGCCTGCTGGACAGCTGCTCAGAGGACAG GAACCTCCAGGTCATGAAGCAGCAGCTGAAGGAGTTCTGGGTGGAGGGACCCCAGTTAAGTTTAGTTCCAGGAACTACAGGAGAGATGGCAAAG GCCATTGGGTCTTACTTATCACAACTCCATTGA